In Metopolophium dirhodum isolate CAU chromosome 7, ASM1992520v1, whole genome shotgun sequence, one genomic interval encodes:
- the LOC132948864 gene encoding heterogeneous nuclear ribonucleoprotein L-like: MMSFNHYGYNSLKNDQTNKRLRTADYDRESRTTNSSVSSYEDGRRKNAETQPNHILLLTITKVTYPINTDVIHTISKDHGNVLRIVIFRKRGVQAMVEYEEVEQAIRAKQLMDGADIYQGCCTLRVEYAKPSKLNVYKNDSETWDYTTPNPGEKKTAPLLPDPPRAPLISTRPTFPRFDFECRGGLLSTPHDLPNNNYGDSYPATPGRCVLMVYGLDPDKANCNRLFNLFCLYGNVVKIKFLKSKEGCAMVQMDNEMSVDRCMDNLNKLTLISGNVLQLQVSKQMYLSDIMVPYDLPDGTPSFKDYSNSKNNRYHSNSNGKNRRQTPSSVLHFFNAPPNISEADLSQTISKAVKDVDPKIIIKMFPPKGTEARSSSGLVEFTDMAIAVEVIMAVNHWPIKCESSKFPYLLRLCFSSLPKGIANAEMAQ; this comes from the exons ATGATGTCATTTAACCATTACGGTTACAACAGTTTGAAAAACGACCAGACCAACAAGCGGCTGAGAACTGCCGACTACGACCGGGAGTCACGGACCACCAACAGTTCCGTGTCGTCGTACGAGGACGGCCGCCGCAAGAACGCCGAAACGCAGCCCAACCACATACTTCTGCTGACCATCACCAAAGTGACGTACCCGATAAACACAGACGTCATCCACACCATTTCCAAAGATCATGGTAACGTTCTGCGCATAGTTATATTTAGGAAACGCGGTGTACAAGCCATGGTGGAATATGAAGAAGTGGAACAGGCCATACGGGCCAAGCAACTGATGGACGGCGCCGACATTTACCAGGGGTGTTGTACACTGCGAGTGGAGTACGCCAAGCCGTCCAAGCTAAATGTCTACAAAAACGACTCCGAAACGTGGGACTACACCACGCCAAATCCTGGGGAGAAGAAAACTGCACCACTGTTACCGGACCCTCCAAGAGCTCCTCTGATATCCACTCGACCTACATTCCCTCGATTTGATTTTGAATGTCGAGGCGGACTGTTATCCACACCTCAtgatttacctaataataattatggtgaCAGCTATCCGGCCACGCCTGGACGTTGTGTACTGATGGTCTACGGTCTGGATCCCGACAAAGCAAATTGTAATCGgctatttaatttgttttgtctgTACGGAAACgtggttaaaattaaatttttaaaaagcaaGGAGGGCTGTGCGATGGTACAGATGGACAATGAAATGTCTGTAGATCGTTGTATGGACAATTTGAATAAGCTGACACTTATTAGTGGTAATGTGTTACAGCTGCAAGTATCAAAGCAAATGTATTTGTCTGATATTATGGTACCATATGATCTACCTGATGGCACTCCATCGTTCAAAGATTATTCCAACTCAAAAAATAACAG ATACCATTCAAATTCTAACGGAAAAAATCGGCGTCAGACCCCATCCAGTGTGttgcatttttttaatgctCCACCAAACATATCAGAAGCTGATTTATCTCAGACAATAAGCAAAGCTGTAAAAGATGTTGAtccaaaaattatcattaagatGTTTCCTCCAAAAGGTACAGAAGCACGTAGCTCTTCTGGACTTGTTGAGTTTACAGATATGGCTATAGCTGTTGAAGTGATAATGGCCGTCAACCACTGGCCGATAAAATGTGAATCATCTAAGTTTCCGTACTTACTCAGACTATGTTTTTCATCGCTACCCAAAGGAATAGCGAATGCCGAGATGGCACAGTGA